From a single Peromyscus maniculatus bairdii isolate BWxNUB_F1_BW_parent chromosome 4, HU_Pman_BW_mat_3.1, whole genome shotgun sequence genomic region:
- the LOC102922306 gene encoding proto-oncogene tyrosine-protein kinase LCK-like, with protein sequence MGYYNRHTKVAVKSLKQGSMSPNAFLAEANLMKQLQHQRLVRLYAVVTQEPIYIITEYMENRSLVDFLKTPSGIKLNINKLLDMAAQIAEGMAFIEEQNYIHRDLRAANILVSDTLSCKISDFGLARLIKDNEYTAREGAKFPIKWTAPEAINYGTFTIKSDVWSFGILLTEIVTHGRIPYPGMTNPEVIQNLERGY encoded by the exons ATGG GATACTACAACCGGCACACGAAGGTGGCCGTGAAGAGCCTGAAGCAGGGGAGCATGTCGCCCAATGCCTTCCTGGCTGAAGCTAACCTCATGAAGCAGCTGCAGCACCAGCGGCTGGTCCGGCTTTATGCAGTGGTCACCCAGGAGCCCATCTACATCATCACTGAATACATGGAGAACAGGAGCCTTGTAGATTTTCTCAAGACTCCCTCGGGCATCAAGTTGAACATCAACAAACTTTTGGACATGGCAGCCCAGATTGCGGAGGGCATGGCATTCATTGAAGAGCAGAATTACATCCATCGTGACCTGCGTGCTGCCAACATCCTGGTATCCGACACACTGAGTTGCAAGATTTCGGACTTTGGCCTAGCTCGCCTCATCAAGGACAATGAATACACAGCCAGGGAGGGGGCCAAATTTCCCATTAAATGGACAGCACCAGAAGCCATTAACTATGGGACCTTCACCATCAAGTCAGATGTGTGGTCTTTCGGGATCCTGCTGACAGAGATTGTCACCCATGGCCGAATCCCTTACCCAGGGATGACCAACCCTGAAGTGATTCAGAATCTGGAGCGAGGCTACTGA